One region of Synechococcus elongatus PCC 11801 genomic DNA includes:
- a CDS encoding NAD(+) kinase, whose amino-acid sequence MQLRQVIIAYKAGDPTSKAAADDCAHCLESQGIRVMLGPSGARDNPFPVFLASATEPIDLAIVLGGDGTVLAASRHLSDAGIPLLTFNVGGHLGFLTQPREFFQPQAELWDRLRNDHYAVEQRMMLAASVHEGGRENREPIGETYYALNDMCVKPAAPDRMSVCILEMEVDGEIIDQYQGDGLIVSTPTGSTCYTAAAHGPIVHPGVDALAVTPICAMSLSSRPIVIPPRSVVSVWPLATQDPNTKLWMDGVLATAIWPGQRVDIRMAEKPAQFIVLDSDRSFYRILREKLQWAGAVIHYNNNFRN is encoded by the coding sequence GTGCAATTGCGCCAAGTGATCATCGCTTACAAAGCCGGTGATCCCACTAGCAAAGCTGCCGCAGATGACTGCGCCCATTGCCTCGAAAGCCAAGGGATTCGCGTCATGCTCGGACCCAGTGGGGCGCGCGACAATCCTTTCCCAGTTTTTTTGGCTTCAGCGACTGAACCCATCGATTTGGCGATCGTTTTGGGCGGGGACGGTACAGTCCTCGCTGCCTCTCGTCACCTCTCCGACGCAGGAATTCCGCTCTTGACCTTCAACGTCGGTGGTCATCTCGGCTTTTTGACCCAGCCGCGGGAATTTTTTCAGCCCCAAGCGGAACTGTGGGATCGCCTTCGCAACGATCACTATGCCGTAGAGCAGCGGATGATGCTGGCGGCAAGTGTGCACGAGGGCGGCCGCGAAAATCGCGAGCCGATCGGCGAGACCTACTATGCGCTCAACGATATGTGTGTCAAACCAGCGGCACCTGATCGCATGTCGGTTTGCATCCTCGAAATGGAGGTCGATGGTGAGATCATCGATCAGTATCAAGGAGACGGCCTGATCGTCTCAACGCCGACCGGTTCAACCTGCTACACGGCAGCTGCTCACGGCCCGATTGTTCATCCTGGTGTCGATGCCCTCGCCGTCACACCTATTTGTGCCATGAGTTTGTCCAGCCGCCCAATCGTGATTCCGCCACGATCGGTGGTCAGTGTTTGGCCGCTCGCTACCCAAGACCCTAATACCAAACTCTGGATGGATGGTGTCCTCGCTACAGCTATCTGGCCTGGGCAACGGGTTGATATTCGGATGGCGGAGAAGCCGGCTCAGTTCATCGTGTTAGACAGCGATCGCTCTTTCTATCGCATCCTGCGCGAGAAGTTGCAGTGGGCTGGCGCCGTCATTCACTACAACAACAACTTCCGCAATTAG
- a CDS encoding L-threonylcarbamoyladenylate synthase yields MARFSLAEVITAAQSGQVISFPTDTLPALAVQPEQAAKIYQLKQRPPEKPLILMAAHLDQLLSSAQGTAVERVQWQAIANQYWPGALTLVLPASDRLPAAVNPLDRSSIGLRIPDCAIARQILAETGPLATTSANRSGQPALLDPDAIAAEFPEVAVLAEDPWPAPSGLASTVVRWQPDGQWQVLRQGSIRLGEG; encoded by the coding sequence ATGGCGCGTTTTTCGTTAGCGGAAGTGATTACAGCGGCTCAATCCGGCCAAGTGATTAGCTTTCCGACGGATACTCTGCCCGCTCTTGCCGTCCAGCCCGAGCAAGCGGCCAAAATTTATCAGCTCAAGCAACGCCCCCCTGAAAAACCGCTGATTTTGATGGCCGCTCACCTCGATCAGCTGCTGAGTTCTGCCCAAGGAACCGCAGTTGAGCGAGTTCAATGGCAAGCGATCGCTAACCAATACTGGCCGGGAGCCTTGACGCTGGTTCTTCCTGCCAGCGATCGCCTACCGGCAGCAGTCAATCCCCTCGATCGCAGCAGCATTGGTCTGCGGATTCCTGATTGCGCGATCGCTCGGCAAATTTTGGCTGAGACGGGGCCTTTGGCAACTACCAGTGCCAACCGTTCGGGACAGCCTGCCTTACTCGATCCGGATGCGATCGCCGCTGAATTCCCAGAGGTTGCTGTTCTGGCTGAAGATCCTTGGCCTGCCCCGTCAGGACTGGCTTCGACAGTAGTGCGTTGGCAGCCTGATGGACAGTGGCAGGTGCTGCGGCAGGGCAGCATTCGACTCGGCGAGGGCTGA
- the prmC gene encoding peptide chain release factor N(5)-glutamine methyltransferase encodes MVTTTWQDLLAWRSQQQQQAPEIDCQELDWLLREVAGVRVERQRWAAADDHLDLRCPLSAIADLWQKRIQHRCPVQYLAGHTPWRDLELQVSPAVLIPRPETELIIDLAIAWAQVDPERQTGYWADLGTGSGAIAIALARALPQITVLAVDASAEALAIAQCNTARYDLSKDRIRWYHGSWFEPLSAYRGQLQAIVSNPPYIPTHEWQQLEPEVRDHEPRLALESGPEGLNALKALAQTAPDYLRSPGLWLCEHMAGQGSTVAALLATIPGYAEIHSHGDLAGRDRFVSATWSA; translated from the coding sequence ATGGTGACGACCACATGGCAGGATTTGCTGGCTTGGCGATCGCAACAGCAGCAACAAGCCCCTGAGATTGATTGCCAAGAGTTGGATTGGCTACTCCGCGAGGTGGCTGGAGTCCGCGTGGAAAGACAACGCTGGGCTGCTGCCGACGATCATCTTGATCTTCGTTGTCCTCTATCAGCGATCGCTGATCTCTGGCAAAAGCGTATCCAGCATCGCTGTCCGGTGCAGTACTTGGCAGGGCACACCCCTTGGCGGGATCTGGAGTTACAGGTCTCGCCAGCCGTGCTGATCCCGCGACCAGAAACTGAGTTGATCATCGATCTGGCGATCGCTTGGGCACAGGTTGACCCCGAGCGGCAGACTGGCTACTGGGCTGATCTCGGAACCGGCAGTGGCGCGATCGCGATCGCATTAGCCCGTGCCTTGCCACAGATCACTGTTCTGGCGGTGGACGCCAGTGCCGAAGCCTTGGCGATTGCCCAGTGCAATACAGCTCGCTACGACTTGAGTAAGGATCGCATCCGCTGGTATCACGGCAGTTGGTTTGAACCGTTATCGGCCTACCGAGGCCAACTACAGGCGATCGTCTCCAATCCGCCCTACATTCCCACCCACGAATGGCAACAGCTGGAGCCGGAAGTGCGAGATCATGAACCGCGCTTGGCTCTCGAGTCGGGCCCCGAGGGATTGAATGCGCTGAAAGCACTGGCTCAGACTGCTCCTGACTATCTGCGATCGCCGGGGCTGTGGCTTTGCGAACATATGGCCGGACAGGGCAGTACTGTGGCTGCTTTGCTCGCCACCATTCCTGGCTATGCTGAGATCCACAGTCATGGCGATCTCGCGGGTCGCGATCGCTTTGTCTCTGCCACTTGGAGTGCTTGA
- a CDS encoding ABC transporter substrate-binding protein, protein MSTVLLASCQTQVQWPWQDPGGLKLGSLLPLTGDLAQYGRPMQDTAELLVETVNACGGVQGKPVRLIAADDETKPDRGVAAMTKLAEVDRVAGVVGAAASNVSDAALTLAVNNRVVMISPSSTSPRFTERARRGDFQGYWFRTAPSDALQGPALAQLALDQGWRSVSVIAINNDYGNGLLRSFIPAFEQAGGVVFNRDQPVLYTPDASSFDSEVEQAFRDRPDAVVLIGYPDSGALILKSAYEKGLLGNPTQVMLTDGLKTDQLAELVGRDPQGRYIVQDLVGVAPSSGGPGREKFLSLYEQRFQRDPQVFDANTWDAAALLVLAAEKSKSFEGEKLKESIAAIANGPGEPVSDICQALALVRAGKPINFQGASSELKLDNNGDVSGRYDFWQFDETGKVKILKTESFQ, encoded by the coding sequence ATGTCTACAGTGCTGCTGGCCAGTTGTCAAACGCAAGTGCAATGGCCGTGGCAAGATCCCGGGGGACTCAAGCTGGGTAGCCTCCTACCACTGACGGGGGATTTGGCTCAGTATGGTCGGCCGATGCAGGACACTGCGGAATTGCTGGTGGAGACAGTCAATGCCTGCGGCGGTGTGCAGGGAAAACCAGTCCGTCTGATTGCTGCCGATGATGAAACCAAGCCCGATCGCGGCGTCGCTGCCATGACCAAATTGGCGGAAGTCGATCGCGTGGCAGGCGTTGTGGGAGCAGCAGCGAGCAATGTTTCGGATGCCGCTTTAACTTTGGCGGTCAATAACCGCGTGGTCATGATTTCGCCTTCGAGTACCAGCCCTCGCTTTACTGAACGGGCTCGTCGGGGTGACTTTCAAGGCTACTGGTTCCGCACCGCGCCTTCAGATGCCCTCCAGGGTCCTGCGCTGGCTCAGTTAGCGCTGGATCAAGGCTGGCGATCGGTCTCAGTGATTGCCATTAATAACGACTACGGCAACGGTTTACTGCGATCGTTTATTCCTGCGTTTGAACAAGCAGGTGGAGTTGTTTTCAACCGCGATCAGCCCGTGCTCTACACGCCGGATGCCAGTAGCTTTGACAGCGAAGTCGAGCAAGCTTTCCGCGATCGCCCCGATGCCGTGGTCTTGATTGGTTACCCCGATTCCGGTGCCCTGATTCTCAAAAGTGCCTACGAAAAAGGATTGCTGGGCAATCCAACGCAAGTCATGCTCACAGATGGTTTGAAGACGGATCAACTCGCTGAACTGGTCGGTCGCGATCCCCAGGGTCGCTACATTGTTCAAGATCTCGTGGGTGTTGCTCCCAGTTCTGGTGGGCCGGGGCGAGAAAAGTTTTTGTCGCTGTATGAGCAGCGTTTTCAGCGTGATCCCCAAGTCTTTGATGCCAATACCTGGGATGCGGCCGCGCTGCTTGTCCTGGCCGCTGAGAAGAGCAAGTCCTTCGAGGGCGAAAAACTGAAGGAGAGTATTGCCGCGATCGCCAATGGCCCTGGCGAACCCGTCAGTGATATCTGTCAGGCATTGGCATTGGTGCGTGCTGGCAAACCGATTAACTTTCAAGGGGCCAGTAGTGAACTGAAGCTAGATAACAACGGCGATGTCTCGGGACGCTATGACTTCTGGCAGTTTGATGAGACTGGCAAGGTCAAGATCCTAAAAACAGAGAGTTTTCAGTAG
- a CDS encoding response regulator transcription factor, with protein sequence MEQAVSDAEILLVDDEPGLREAVQAYLEDSGFRVRTAANAQEGWEQLQQVRPDLVITDVMMPRVDGYQFLAQLRGDDRFKALPVILLTARGMTGDRIQGYEAGCDDYIAKPFDPDELVVRVENLLRRRRETIAAVAETGNPDLAEVARQVAEIRAMLQQKPQLQTQPTPLALDLTPREESVLKLVAQGLMNKEIARELDTSVRNIEKYVSRLFSKTGTNSRTELVRFSLEHGLAD encoded by the coding sequence ATGGAGCAAGCTGTGAGCGACGCTGAGATTCTGTTAGTGGATGATGAGCCCGGTCTGCGCGAAGCAGTTCAAGCCTATCTGGAAGACAGTGGCTTTCGGGTACGGACGGCTGCCAATGCACAGGAGGGATGGGAGCAACTCCAGCAGGTGCGGCCAGATCTCGTCATCACCGATGTAATGATGCCTCGCGTCGATGGCTATCAGTTTTTGGCGCAGCTGCGGGGTGACGATCGCTTTAAGGCGCTGCCGGTCATTTTGCTGACGGCCCGAGGCATGACGGGCGATCGCATTCAGGGTTATGAGGCCGGCTGCGACGACTATATTGCCAAGCCTTTTGATCCCGATGAACTCGTCGTTCGGGTTGAAAACCTACTACGTCGTCGTCGTGAAACGATCGCGGCTGTCGCGGAGACTGGCAATCCTGATCTGGCAGAAGTGGCACGTCAAGTGGCCGAAATTCGAGCCATGCTACAGCAGAAGCCACAACTGCAAACTCAACCAACTCCACTCGCGCTGGACCTGACACCGCGAGAAGAAAGTGTGTTGAAACTGGTGGCTCAAGGCCTCATGAATAAAGAGATTGCCCGTGAGCTCGATACCAGTGTTCGTAACATCGAAAAATACGTCAGTCGCTTATTTAGTAAAACAGGTACGAATAGTCGCACGGAACTCGTCCGCTTTTCCCTTGAGCATGGTCTAGCTGATTGA
- a CDS encoding sensor domain-containing protein yields the protein MPSPLQPFLEPSRPQPASETLTWLFTPAGQLLLASPSAQQLSLLSDPYAIIVPNWLQQVVERALATDRPSLEQAPQVENLRVALVTEVVHIPLTLELQWLADTDSGSTLLLVTGSCQDLNQSLLSDWQQLQFLEAQRLSHKVSYWSWNREQANQFFAAPQVYVLLGQDSNQTLTLETFLQSCRGSLDDLQSAATSLGNQRSHWIGDFQVHTAQGDRWLECHCLLHHDSEGQLISIVGNLKDITEEHHILSLIQDSEARFQAVLENNPNGILILDEQGEVLYANSTAEQLFGKSHRELKGKYLGFPLTFNITIHLDLVQSDRSLRHVDVSIVPIPWKQSKAYLALLTDVTNLYQTQQRLQLLQEATEKSPVSIVITDREGSIEYVNQAFESITGYSAQEVIGQNPRILQSGLMPLGFYQNLWATITAGKIWRGEFHNRRQNGELFWERTSISPVKDLAGQIVHFVAVKEDVTEQKRNRELLDHQANYDGLTDLPNRTLALDRLRQAIALSERSNDAVVVMLLDLDRFKNVNDTLGHSYGDRLLQAVAQRLRYSLPREMTISRLGGDEFLIICPSVEEGIHIEKLSQKLLQVISQPIVIEAEELVITASIGVACYPNDGSTPEVLMRNADTAMYSAKRNGGNDFQLFMPTMNAAAHERIQLETHLRHALEQYQLKVFYQPIINLEHGRVVGLEALSRWHDPQLGNITPDRFIPIAEETGLIVPLGYRVIEQACQDVAKWQQQYGQPLWVAVNLSPRQLRSSRFVQTTLKILNRYDFRPDALKLEVTEQMLMDDTASATQMLYTLHEQGIQLALDDFGTGYSALSYLRRYPFQSLKVDKSFLSDLPDSAESCALVKTIVAMAHGLGMQAIAEGVETEEHVQFLKEIGCEYAQGFFFSRPLPAAEIEPFLAQSIGSIS from the coding sequence ATGCCGTCTCCACTCCAGCCCTTTCTAGAGCCTTCTCGTCCTCAGCCGGCGAGCGAGACCTTGACATGGCTGTTTACCCCTGCCGGACAACTCTTACTGGCTAGTCCTTCAGCGCAGCAACTGAGCCTTCTAAGTGATCCCTATGCAATCATCGTTCCCAATTGGTTACAGCAGGTTGTTGAGAGAGCGTTAGCAACGGATCGCCCCAGCCTTGAACAGGCCCCTCAAGTTGAAAACTTACGGGTGGCTCTAGTCACTGAAGTTGTTCATATCCCCCTGACGTTAGAGCTGCAGTGGCTGGCAGACACAGACTCCGGATCGACATTATTGCTGGTCACGGGATCCTGCCAGGATCTCAACCAGAGTCTCTTATCCGATTGGCAGCAACTCCAATTCTTAGAAGCCCAAAGACTCAGTCATAAGGTGAGTTATTGGAGTTGGAATCGAGAACAAGCCAATCAGTTCTTTGCGGCTCCACAGGTGTATGTCTTGTTAGGACAAGACAGCAATCAAACCCTTACACTCGAGACATTTCTTCAGTCCTGCCGTGGTTCACTCGACGATCTGCAATCCGCTGCGACATCGCTCGGCAATCAGCGATCGCATTGGATTGGGGATTTCCAAGTTCATACAGCACAGGGCGATCGCTGGTTAGAGTGCCATTGCTTACTGCATCATGATTCGGAAGGGCAGCTCATCAGTATTGTTGGCAACCTCAAAGACATTACTGAGGAACATCATATTCTGAGTCTAATTCAGGATAGTGAAGCCCGTTTCCAGGCCGTACTGGAAAATAATCCCAACGGCATTCTGATCTTGGATGAACAAGGAGAAGTTCTTTATGCTAACTCAACCGCTGAACAGCTATTCGGAAAATCTCACCGTGAATTAAAGGGGAAGTATTTAGGCTTTCCTTTGACTTTCAATATCACAATCCATTTGGATCTTGTTCAGTCAGATAGAAGCTTACGACATGTTGATGTCTCGATAGTCCCCATTCCCTGGAAGCAATCCAAAGCTTACCTTGCTCTCCTCACGGATGTTACTAATCTCTATCAAACCCAGCAAAGGCTTCAATTGCTGCAAGAGGCTACTGAAAAAAGTCCTGTCAGCATTGTCATTACCGACCGAGAAGGCTCAATTGAATATGTCAATCAAGCGTTTGAATCCATCACCGGCTATAGTGCGCAGGAAGTGATTGGACAGAATCCTCGCATTCTCCAGTCGGGTCTGATGCCCCTTGGCTTTTACCAAAATCTTTGGGCCACCATCACCGCTGGAAAAATCTGGCGTGGTGAATTTCACAATCGTCGTCAAAATGGTGAGCTTTTTTGGGAAAGAACCTCAATTTCTCCAGTCAAAGATCTTGCTGGTCAAATCGTTCATTTTGTTGCAGTTAAAGAAGATGTGACTGAGCAAAAGCGCAATCGAGAGCTGCTGGATCACCAAGCCAACTATGATGGCTTGACTGATCTTCCCAACCGCACACTCGCCCTTGATCGCCTTCGTCAAGCGATTGCCTTGAGTGAGCGCAGCAATGACGCTGTCGTTGTGATGCTGCTCGACTTAGACCGCTTTAAAAACGTCAACGATACGCTTGGTCACTCCTACGGCGATCGCCTGCTGCAAGCGGTGGCACAGCGCCTTCGGTATTCCCTACCTCGAGAAATGACTATTTCTCGCTTAGGTGGTGATGAATTTTTGATTATTTGCCCTTCAGTTGAGGAAGGAATTCATATTGAAAAGCTCTCGCAGAAACTCCTCCAAGTAATTTCTCAGCCCATCGTGATTGAGGCTGAAGAACTCGTTATCACTGCCAGTATTGGGGTTGCTTGCTATCCCAACGATGGTTCCACACCTGAAGTCTTAATGCGAAATGCGGATACAGCTATGTATAGCGCCAAGCGCAATGGAGGCAATGACTTCCAACTATTCATGCCCACGATGAATGCAGCAGCTCATGAACGCATTCAGTTAGAAACCCACCTGCGACATGCACTTGAGCAATATCAGCTTAAAGTGTTCTACCAGCCCATTATCAACCTTGAGCATGGGCGTGTAGTTGGCCTAGAAGCCCTATCCCGTTGGCATGATCCTCAGCTGGGGAACATCACTCCCGATCGCTTCATTCCGATTGCTGAAGAGACCGGTCTGATTGTGCCGCTAGGTTATCGAGTCATCGAACAAGCCTGCCAAGATGTTGCTAAGTGGCAACAACAATATGGTCAACCGCTCTGGGTTGCAGTCAACCTTTCGCCACGTCAACTGCGCAGTAGTCGCTTTGTTCAAACCACTCTGAAGATTCTGAATCGCTATGACTTCCGACCGGATGCTCTCAAGCTCGAAGTGACCGAGCAAATGCTGATGGATGACACAGCTAGCGCCACCCAAATGCTTTACACCTTACATGAGCAAGGGATTCAGCTCGCTTTGGATGACTTTGGCACTGGCTATTCTGCTTTGAGTTACTTACGACGCTATCCTTTCCAGTCGCTCAAAGTGGATAAAAGCTTCCTCAGTGACCTTCCTGATTCTGCCGAGAGTTGCGCACTGGTCAAAACGATCGTGGCCATGGCGCATGGGCTCGGGATGCAGGCGATCGCGGAAGGTGTTGAAACTGAAGAGCATGTCCAGTTCCTCAAGGAAATTGGCTGTGAATATGCTCAGGGATTCTTCTTTAGTCGCCCCTTACCGGCTGCAGAAATCGAGCCTTTCCTCGCACAATCAATTGGCTCAATCAGCTAG
- a CDS encoding biliverdin-producing heme oxygenase, with amino-acid sequence MGANLATKLREGTKKAHTMAENVGFVKCFLKGVVEKNSYRKLVANLYFVYSAMEEEIERHRDNDKIAGIYFPVLNRKNSLERDLAFYYGEDWRQQIQPSKAAQAYVARIREVSNTAPELLVGHAYTRYLGDLSGGQILKTIAQRGMNLDGAGTAFYEFEAIDDEKAFKQTYRQAMDTLPVDEATADRIVEEANDAFGMNMAMFQELEGNLVAAIGKMFFNSLTRRFVRGSTELATAAE; translated from the coding sequence ATGGGCGCAAATCTAGCAACCAAACTGCGCGAAGGCACCAAGAAAGCACACACCATGGCCGAGAACGTGGGCTTTGTGAAGTGCTTCCTCAAAGGCGTCGTCGAGAAAAACTCCTACCGCAAGCTGGTCGCAAACCTCTACTTCGTCTACTCGGCCATGGAAGAAGAGATTGAGCGCCACCGCGACAACGACAAAATCGCGGGCATCTACTTCCCCGTACTCAACCGGAAGAACAGCCTAGAGCGTGACCTCGCCTTCTACTACGGCGAAGATTGGCGGCAACAAATCCAACCTTCGAAAGCAGCCCAGGCTTACGTTGCTCGTATCCGCGAAGTTTCTAACACGGCTCCTGAGCTACTCGTTGGCCATGCTTACACCCGCTACTTGGGTGACCTGTCAGGTGGTCAAATCCTGAAAACGATCGCTCAACGTGGCATGAACCTCGATGGAGCTGGCACTGCTTTCTACGAGTTCGAGGCGATCGATGACGAAAAAGCCTTCAAACAAACCTATCGGCAGGCGATGGACACCTTGCCCGTCGATGAAGCAACTGCCGATCGGATTGTGGAAGAAGCCAACGATGCCTTTGGCATGAACATGGCGATGTTCCAAGAGCTGGAAGGCAACTTGGTGGCCGCAATCGGCAAGATGTTCTTCAATTCGCTCACTCGACGTTTTGTTCGTGGCAGCACGGAGCTAGCCACTGCAGCCGAGTAA
- a CDS encoding NAD(P)-dependent oxidoreductase: MRCGLIGTGLLGGAIAERLLAVGQPLTVWNRTVERSQTLANLGAVIAPTPAALLAECEVCLLLLSDAEAIAATLLTEASRSQLVGKTIIQMGTIAPTESRAIADQIAAAGGSYLEAPVLGSLPEARNGTLIVMVGSEPAAFEQWRSLLGQLSPEPQWIGPVGASATLKLALNQLIGSLTSAFGASLALIQRSGLAVEPFMAILRQSALYAPTFDKKLARLLSHQYDNPNFPTTHLAKDLRLFQQTAAELGIATDAVEGVESIVQKAITQGWGDQDYSALYEAIDSDQKD; encoded by the coding sequence ATGCGCTGTGGATTGATTGGAACGGGCTTACTAGGCGGCGCGATCGCAGAACGGTTGCTAGCGGTTGGACAACCCCTCACCGTTTGGAACCGGACGGTTGAACGCAGTCAGACTTTGGCAAACTTAGGAGCTGTGATCGCACCCACACCTGCAGCGCTGTTGGCAGAGTGCGAAGTCTGTCTGCTTTTGTTGAGTGATGCTGAAGCGATCGCTGCAACGCTGCTGACAGAGGCATCGCGATCGCAATTGGTAGGCAAGACGATTATTCAGATGGGTACGATTGCGCCGACTGAGAGCCGGGCGATCGCCGATCAAATCGCCGCAGCTGGAGGAAGTTATCTCGAAGCGCCAGTCCTTGGAAGTTTGCCGGAGGCGCGCAACGGCACCTTGATTGTCATGGTGGGATCTGAGCCTGCTGCTTTTGAACAGTGGCGATCGCTGTTGGGTCAGCTCAGTCCTGAACCTCAATGGATTGGGCCTGTGGGGGCATCAGCCACCCTAAAGCTCGCACTTAATCAATTGATCGGCTCGCTGACGAGTGCTTTCGGGGCCAGTTTGGCGCTCATTCAGCGCAGTGGTCTGGCTGTAGAACCCTTCATGGCAATCCTGCGCCAGAGTGCGTTGTACGCTCCAACGTTTGACAAAAAGCTGGCGCGACTGCTTAGCCACCAATACGACAATCCCAACTTCCCAACAACTCACTTAGCCAAAGATTTACGGCTATTCCAACAAACCGCTGCTGAATTAGGCATAGCCACTGACGCCGTAGAAGGGGTTGAGTCGATCGTACAAAAGGCGATCACGCAGGGCTGGGGTGATCAGGATTATTCAGCACTCTATGAAGCGATTGATTCTGATCAAAAGGATTGA
- the tadA gene encoding tRNA adenosine(34) deaminase TadA, with amino-acid sequence MIALPSSATSPDYEHHHRWMTIAYEQAASAGQAGEIPIGAVIIRDGELLATGQNRRERDRDPCGHAEIIAIRAAAAQLGDWRLNDCQLYVTLEPCPMCAGAIMQARLGQLIYAADDPKAGAIRSLLNLPDSPASHHHLSVLSGILAEPCGHLLRDWFRQRRPR; translated from the coding sequence ATGATTGCTTTGCCCTCATCTGCGACTAGCCCTGATTATGAGCATCATCATCGTTGGATGACGATTGCCTATGAACAAGCTGCCAGTGCCGGCCAAGCAGGTGAGATCCCTATTGGGGCAGTCATTATCCGAGATGGAGAACTGTTGGCAACGGGTCAGAATCGCCGAGAGCGCGATCGCGATCCCTGTGGCCATGCGGAAATCATAGCCATTCGTGCTGCTGCTGCACAGCTAGGAGACTGGCGCCTTAATGACTGTCAGCTCTATGTCACCTTAGAGCCTTGTCCGATGTGTGCAGGCGCGATAATGCAAGCGCGTCTTGGTCAGCTGATTTATGCTGCGGATGACCCTAAAGCAGGTGCAATTCGGTCACTACTGAATTTGCCTGATAGTCCAGCATCCCATCACCATTTATCGGTACTTTCTGGCATTTTGGCAGAGCCTTGCGGACATCTTCTTCGAGACTGGTTTCGGCAACGACGACCGCGATAA
- a CDS encoding ribosomal protein L7/L12, translating to MTGFLLVIALIAIIIVITIFFSRDRNSERASNAWVATSTSLSDWATEQVRDLVLKNRKIEAIKLVRNETGMGLQESRELVEKIVLGSPAQDKNLTSHEESSDWAEKLHELIDQKKLLEAIKLVRQELNLSLKDAKEYVEEIQQQQNQTS from the coding sequence ATGACTGGATTTTTATTGGTTATAGCCCTCATCGCTATTATCATTGTCATTACAATATTCTTTAGTCGCGATCGCAATTCCGAGCGGGCAAGCAATGCCTGGGTAGCAACTTCAACATCTCTATCCGATTGGGCAACTGAGCAGGTTCGTGATTTAGTTCTCAAGAATCGAAAAATTGAAGCAATCAAACTAGTTCGCAATGAAACAGGGATGGGGCTTCAAGAGTCACGGGAACTCGTTGAAAAAATTGTCCTTGGAAGTCCTGCACAAGACAAAAATTTAACTAGTCATGAGGAAAGCTCTGACTGGGCAGAAAAACTCCACGAGTTAATTGATCAGAAGAAACTGCTTGAAGCGATTAAACTAGTCCGCCAAGAGTTGAACTTAAGCTTAAAGGATGCAAAAGAATACGTTGAGGAGATACAGCAGCAGCAGAATCAGACTAGTTAA